A window of the Mucilaginibacter sp. cycad4 genome harbors these coding sequences:
- the lepB gene encoding signal peptidase I, which yields MNVVGFVITFIVLIILPYAGLWKLFEKAGRPGWEAIVPLYNFYIMIRLSGRPGWWFILLLIPGLGFLVALGITIDFIKSYGKFTFAEHCAGVVLQFIYLPKWGFDKDTKYLGQSASPEFREKYKLALKKTQVREWADAIVFAVIAATLIRTLFIEAYVIPSASMESSLLIGDYLFVSKVNYGARLPMTPVAFPFAHHTMPLINTKAYWDGIELPYYRLPGLSDIKKGDVVVFNYPMDADSPYFRPVDKRENYIKRCQGTPGDTLSVVNAQVFINGKAAVTPPKGEITYDVKTDGNELNPQIATDLHLSDISSVNNTEFITNTTEESAKALKGYSNIKSVTPRLTPRGASDPMNPVYPAIFSNYKIGANTPDYKWNVDNFGPVIVPKKGWAVKLDSLTFPIYGRAIAVYEGNRVEVSGKDILINGKKADSYTFKLNYYFMMGDNRHNSEDSRFWGFVPEDHIVGKALFIWMSVDDNASFIHKIRWSRLFNLIH from the coding sequence GTGAACGTTGTAGGATTTGTAATAACATTTATTGTTTTAATCATATTGCCTTATGCAGGCTTATGGAAATTATTCGAAAAAGCAGGCAGGCCGGGTTGGGAAGCTATAGTACCCTTGTACAATTTCTACATTATGATCAGGCTGAGTGGCAGGCCGGGCTGGTGGTTTATATTGTTGCTCATACCGGGTTTGGGTTTTCTTGTTGCCCTGGGTATTACTATCGATTTTATTAAATCATACGGTAAGTTTACATTTGCTGAGCATTGCGCCGGTGTTGTGCTGCAGTTTATCTATTTACCCAAATGGGGTTTTGATAAGGATACCAAATATTTAGGCCAGTCGGCAAGTCCGGAATTTAGGGAGAAATATAAATTGGCACTTAAGAAAACCCAGGTACGGGAATGGGCTGATGCTATCGTTTTTGCTGTGATTGCTGCAACGCTGATCCGTACACTGTTTATTGAGGCCTATGTAATTCCCAGTGCTTCTATGGAAAGTTCATTGCTTATTGGCGATTACCTGTTTGTAAGTAAAGTTAACTATGGGGCACGCTTACCCATGACGCCTGTTGCATTCCCTTTCGCACACCATACCATGCCGCTTATCAATACCAAAGCCTATTGGGATGGTATTGAACTGCCATATTACCGCCTGCCTGGTTTAAGTGATATTAAAAAAGGTGATGTGGTGGTATTCAATTATCCGATGGATGCCGATTCGCCTTATTTCAGGCCGGTTGATAAACGCGAAAACTATATTAAACGCTGCCAGGGAACCCCGGGAGATACGCTGAGCGTTGTTAATGCGCAGGTGTTTATAAATGGGAAAGCTGCTGTTACACCGCCAAAAGGCGAGATCACCTATGATGTTAAAACCGACGGGAACGAACTTAACCCGCAAATAGCAACAGATTTGCATTTATCGGATATTTCATCGGTAAATAATACCGAGTTTATTACCAATACCACCGAGGAATCGGCAAAGGCACTGAAAGGATATTCAAATATCAAATCGGTTACACCACGGTTAACCCCGCGGGGAGCGTCAGATCCGATGAACCCGGTTTATCCTGCCATCTTCTCCAACTACAAAATAGGAGCTAACACTCCCGACTATAAATGGAATGTGGACAACTTCGGTCCTGTCATTGTACCTAAAAAGGGCTGGGCAGTAAAGCTGGATAGTTTAACATTCCCAATCTATGGCCGCGCGATTGCCGTATATGAAGGCAACAGGGTTGAGGTGAGTGGTAAAGATATTCTGATCAATGGCAAAAAGGCTGATAGCTATACCTTTAAACTCAACTACTATTTTATGATGGGCGATAACCGTCATAACTCGGAAGATTCACGTTTTTGGGGCTTTGTTCCTGAAGATCATATTGTGGGTAAAGCGCTGTTCATTTGGATGAGTGTTGACGACAATGCTTCGTTCATTCATAAGATCCGCTGGAGCAGGTTGTTTAATCTGATCCATTAG
- a CDS encoding Ldh family oxidoreductase codes for MLISPSTLRTFTENIFKAIGCSHEHAVLAADVLLKSDLRGIDSHGVARLSGYVRLWEKNRINPVPNIQIVHETPTTATVDGDAGLGLVVAPFAMEVAIKKAEVYGSGWVSVRNSNHFGIAGYHALMAVEKDMIGFAMTNASPLVAPTFSNERLLGTNPMCYAFPAGKYPPVIVDMATSAAANGKLEIAQRLGKQVPEGWIQDKEGNYTTDPHALKTGGSLLPLGSDRDHGSHKGFGLSATVDILSAVLSGANYGPWVPPFVAFLDPPNDPVGAGIGHFLGAMRVDGFRPVNEFKDHLDNWVERFKSSATVDPSQKVIIPGEPELEAEADRIANGIPLVDAVVEDLNKLAERFKIGQLPRV; via the coding sequence ATGCTGATATCGCCATCCACCCTACGCACATTTACCGAAAATATATTCAAAGCCATTGGCTGTAGTCATGAACATGCGGTATTAGCCGCCGACGTGCTCCTCAAATCCGATCTCCGTGGTATCGACTCGCATGGCGTAGCGCGCCTGAGCGGCTATGTACGCCTTTGGGAGAAGAACCGCATTAATCCCGTGCCCAACATCCAAATAGTACACGAAACGCCCACAACAGCCACTGTAGATGGCGATGCAGGCCTTGGGTTAGTAGTAGCTCCGTTTGCCATGGAGGTAGCTATTAAAAAAGCTGAGGTATACGGCTCAGGTTGGGTATCGGTACGTAATTCCAATCATTTTGGTATTGCAGGCTATCACGCGTTGATGGCTGTGGAGAAAGATATGATCGGCTTTGCCATGACCAACGCCAGTCCGCTGGTTGCGCCAACATTTTCTAATGAACGGCTTTTGGGTACCAACCCTATGTGCTATGCTTTCCCGGCAGGAAAATATCCCCCGGTAATAGTTGATATGGCAACATCAGCGGCAGCCAACGGAAAATTGGAAATAGCCCAGCGCTTGGGCAAACAAGTGCCTGAAGGCTGGATCCAGGATAAGGAAGGCAATTACACTACCGATCCGCATGCGCTTAAAACCGGCGGCTCACTCCTGCCCCTTGGCAGCGACCGCGACCATGGCAGTCATAAAGGCTTTGGTTTAAGCGCTACCGTTGATATATTATCAGCCGTGCTTTCAGGAGCCAATTACGGTCCATGGGTACCGCCCTTTGTAGCTTTTCTTGATCCGCCAAATGATCCGGTTGGTGCGGGCATAGGGCATTTTTTAGGCGCAATGCGCGTGGATGGCTTTCGTCCGGTTAATGAGTTTAAAGATCACTTAGATAACTGGGTAGAACGGTTTAAATCATCTGCTACGGTTGATCCGTCACAAAAGGTCATTATCCCCGGTGAACCGGAACTTGAAGCCGAAGCAGACAGAATTGCAAACGGCATTCCTTTAGTTGATGCGGTTGTTGAAGATTTGAATAAACTGGCGGAGCGGTTTAAAATCGGTCAACTGCCGCGGGTTTAG
- the lepB gene encoding signal peptidase I: MNWKFWKKKDTSKVKKKKSTLREWGDAIIFAVIAATLIRTLFIEAYVIPSGSMENSLLIGDYLFVSKVNYGARMPITPVSFPFMHHTTPWGTQAYWGGVKLPYYRLPGLSDIKKQDIVVFNAPIEADSPYFRPVDKRENIIKRCQGTPGDTLSVVDAQVYINGKAAPNPERGKEGYFVETNGQEFNPAILNELKIEIRGYTGNRYEMMMSKESAATLKTYSNVKSIVPALTLKGTSDPLNPVYPAKYPRYKITPNFPDFKWNVDNYGPIIIPKKGWTVKLDSLTFPVYGRAIEIYENNKVNVVGKDIMINGKKADTYTFKLNYYFMMGDNRHNSEDSRFWGFVPEDHVVGKALFTWMSIDSTASFFDKIRWNRLFRGIH; this comes from the coding sequence ATGAACTGGAAATTCTGGAAAAAGAAAGATACAAGTAAAGTAAAAAAGAAAAAGAGTACGCTTCGTGAATGGGGCGACGCTATCATATTTGCAGTAATAGCCGCTACCCTTATCCGTACGCTGTTTATCGAGGCTTATGTTATCCCCAGCGGCTCGATGGAAAACTCGCTTTTAATTGGCGACTACCTGTTTGTAAGCAAGGTTAATTATGGTGCAAGGATGCCGATAACCCCGGTTTCATTTCCTTTTATGCACCACACTACACCCTGGGGTACCCAGGCTTACTGGGGCGGGGTAAAATTGCCTTATTACCGCTTGCCAGGTTTAAGTGACATAAAAAAGCAGGATATCGTGGTTTTTAACGCACCGATAGAGGCCGATTCTCCTTATTTCAGGCCGGTGGATAAGCGTGAAAATATTATTAAACGTTGCCAGGGCACCCCCGGCGATACTTTGAGTGTAGTTGATGCACAGGTTTATATAAATGGTAAGGCTGCCCCCAATCCGGAAAGGGGTAAAGAAGGTTATTTTGTTGAAACAAACGGGCAAGAGTTTAACCCGGCTATTTTAAATGAACTTAAGATAGAGATCAGGGGCTATACTGGCAACCGTTATGAAATGATGATGTCTAAGGAGTCGGCAGCTACTCTAAAAACTTATTCAAATGTAAAATCAATTGTGCCGGCCTTAACGCTTAAGGGCACCAGTGACCCGCTGAACCCGGTTTACCCTGCCAAGTACCCGCGTTATAAGATCACACCCAATTTTCCCGATTTTAAATGGAATGTAGATAACTATGGCCCCATTATTATTCCTAAAAAAGGGTGGACAGTTAAACTCGATAGCCTGACTTTCCCGGTTTATGGCCGTGCCATTGAAATTTATGAAAACAATAAGGTAAATGTTGTTGGCAAGGATATCATGATTAACGGGAAAAAAGCCGATACTTATACCTTTAAGCTCAACTACTATTTTATGATGGGCGATAACCGTCACAATTCGGAAGATTCGCGCTTTTGGGGTTTTGTTCCCGAAGATCACGTAGTAGGCAAAGCTTTATTTACCTGGATGAGTATTGACAGTACAGCCAGCTTCTTTGATAAAATAAGATGGAACAGGTTGTTCAGGGGCATACATTAA
- a CDS encoding IS110 family transposase, whose product MKNLKYSVGIDVSMKDFACCISVINDEQDVKVKATHKFANIESGFGALLEWVKRHKKEDLPLIYTMEATGVYHEQLAWFLHHKGNSVSILLPNKAKKHLQADGIRSKNDKIDARGLAKVGAEKKLEQWTPPSMELYTLRYYTRQHQSLNEFYTATANQLHSIEHSQFKNKDIIKQLKSSLKLYEKHMKELEKLIAQLIQSDPILNRHYKNICAIKGLGLLSFAVIAAETNGFILFDNAASLVKYAGYDVIENESGKHTGRTKISKKGNSRIRRILHMPALCAVRDDQPQFQKLFERVYERTRIKMKGYVAVQKKLLVMMYYLWKKEEKYDPAFKKEVAPALPGATHDELLNEALIKQQN is encoded by the coding sequence ATGAAGAACTTAAAGTATTCAGTAGGGATCGATGTCTCCATGAAAGATTTCGCCTGTTGTATTTCGGTCATCAATGATGAACAGGATGTCAAGGTAAAGGCTACTCACAAATTTGCCAATATTGAAAGTGGCTTTGGAGCATTATTGGAATGGGTAAAGCGCCATAAAAAAGAAGACTTACCTCTTATTTATACAATGGAAGCTACCGGCGTTTATCACGAGCAACTGGCTTGGTTTTTACACCATAAAGGTAATAGTGTAAGTATCCTTTTGCCTAATAAGGCAAAGAAACATTTGCAGGCAGACGGAATCAGGTCAAAGAACGATAAGATCGATGCCCGTGGTTTAGCCAAGGTAGGAGCTGAAAAGAAACTGGAACAATGGACGCCACCCAGCATGGAACTGTATACCTTACGCTATTATACACGACAGCATCAAAGCCTGAATGAATTTTATACAGCCACGGCCAATCAACTACATAGTATCGAGCATAGCCAGTTTAAAAACAAAGATATCATTAAACAACTCAAAAGTTCTTTAAAGCTATACGAGAAACATATGAAAGAATTGGAAAAACTGATCGCTCAATTGATCCAATCCGATCCAATTCTTAACAGGCACTACAAGAACATTTGTGCTATTAAAGGCTTAGGCTTGTTGTCCTTTGCTGTTATCGCTGCTGAAACAAACGGATTTATCCTATTTGATAACGCAGCCAGCCTGGTTAAGTATGCAGGTTACGATGTCATTGAAAATGAATCAGGTAAGCATACAGGCAGAACGAAGATATCAAAGAAAGGCAATTCAAGAATAAGGCGTATACTGCACATGCCTGCACTTTGTGCAGTAAGGGACGATCAGCCTCAATTTCAAAAACTGTTCGAACGGGTCTATGAACGGACAAGGATAAAAATGAAAGGATATGTCGCCGTGCAGAAAAAACTGCTTGTAATGATGTATTACCTATGGAAGAAAGAAGAAAAATATGATCCGGCTTTTAAAAAGGAAGTAGCCCCGGCTTTGCCTGGGGCTACACATGATGAACTTCTGAACGAAGCTCTCATTAAGCAACAAAATTAA
- the lepB gene encoding signal peptidase I: MAIAGYIGFYIITGPLLILILTGYWKLFEKAGRPGWEALIPVYHLYIMLKLSQRPLWLLLLLLIPGINFIISIGILIDFIKSFGKVGIGQITVSVLLPFIFIPKWGFDKNTRYVGPSASDDFREKYRDLDKSPVREWTEAILFAVIAATVIRGLFMEAYTIPSSSMESSLMVGDFLFVSKINYGARLPMTPIAFPFAHHTMPLIGTKAYWDGIKLPYYRLPGFSEVKKGDAVVFNYPMDADSPFYRPVDKQENYIKRCQGTPGDTIKLEYGQVYVNNKPMATPPNGEMEYRVRTDGSVSGFGPHTRYDLHLEDIQQFTKVDFTVNTTAESVEKLKTYPYIKTVKPDIKLRGVYDHEVFPHDPRFRWNEDNLGPIIIPRRGWTVKLDGMTMPFYRRAIEVYENNKVQVKGNAVFINGSKADRYTFKMDYYWMMGDNRHNSEDSRFWGFVPEDHIVGKAVLVWMSWDVNSPSFCKIRWDRVFSRIN, translated from the coding sequence ATGGCAATAGCGGGCTATATAGGGTTTTACATCATTACAGGCCCGCTATTGATTTTAATACTGACCGGATATTGGAAACTTTTTGAAAAGGCCGGTCGCCCGGGCTGGGAAGCACTGATCCCGGTTTATCATCTTTACATTATGCTTAAGCTAAGCCAGCGGCCGCTGTGGCTGCTTTTGCTGCTTTTAATACCGGGCATAAACTTCATTATAAGTATCGGCATCCTCATTGATTTTATTAAATCATTCGGTAAGGTAGGTATAGGGCAAATCACAGTGTCGGTGCTGTTGCCATTTATTTTTATCCCCAAATGGGGCTTTGATAAAAACACCCGCTATGTTGGTCCATCGGCAAGTGACGATTTTAGGGAAAAATACCGTGACCTTGATAAATCACCTGTGCGGGAATGGACGGAAGCCATTCTTTTCGCTGTAATAGCAGCAACGGTTATCCGGGGGCTTTTTATGGAGGCATATACTATACCTTCATCATCTATGGAAAGCTCACTAATGGTGGGTGATTTTTTATTTGTGAGCAAGATCAATTATGGTGCCCGCCTGCCCATGACCCCCATCGCATTTCCATTTGCACACCACACTATGCCGCTCATCGGTACCAAAGCCTATTGGGATGGGATTAAGCTGCCTTACTATCGGCTACCGGGTTTCAGCGAAGTAAAAAAGGGTGATGCAGTAGTGTTTAACTATCCAATGGATGCTGATTCGCCGTTTTATCGTCCTGTTGATAAACAGGAGAATTATATCAAACGATGCCAGGGCACACCCGGCGATACCATAAAGCTGGAGTACGGCCAGGTGTATGTCAACAATAAGCCGATGGCTACGCCGCCAAATGGCGAAATGGAATACCGGGTACGTACAGATGGCTCGGTAAGCGGGTTTGGCCCCCATACACGTTATGATCTTCACCTGGAGGACATTCAGCAATTTACAAAGGTCGATTTTACGGTGAACACAACTGCCGAATCGGTCGAAAAGCTAAAAACATATCCTTATATTAAAACTGTAAAGCCCGACATTAAATTAAGAGGGGTGTACGATCATGAGGTTTTTCCGCATGATCCGCGCTTTAGGTGGAACGAGGATAACCTGGGGCCAATCATTATTCCGCGCAGGGGCTGGACGGTTAAACTGGACGGTATGACCATGCCCTTTTATCGCCGGGCCATTGAGGTGTATGAAAATAACAAGGTGCAGGTTAAAGGAAACGCGGTTTTTATTAATGGGAGCAAGGCCGATAGGTATACCTTTAAAATGGATTACTATTGGATGATGGGCGACAACCGTCACAACTCTGAAGATTCGCGTTTTTGGGGCTTTGTCCCCGAAGACCATATTGTAGGTAAAGCTGTATTGGTATGGATGAGCTGGGATGTCAATTCGCCTTCATTTTGTAAAATAAGGTGGGACAGGGTCTTTAGTAGGATTAATTAG